The Urbifossiella limnaea genome has a window encoding:
- a CDS encoding sulfatase-like hydrolase/transferase yields the protein MSRALLALLLAASPVAAAPNLVFICSDDQRADTIAALGNRHIRTPALDRMARDGVAFTNAYCMGSTQPAVCVPSRAMFLTGRSLFRVNDQLRDLPTWPETFRRAGYHTFGVGKWHNGTASYARSFDAGGPVFFGGMSDQNKVPAHPFDPSGAYPKTNLRTDGGYSTTQFGDAAVRFLTDYRGNKPFFLYLTLTSPHDPRTPPAGWEARYDPATLPLPRNFLGRHPFDNGELKIRDEALLGWPRSEPDVRRELAAYYAMIESVDAQVGRVYEALERRGCLRNTIVIFASDHGLALGSHGLLGKQNLYEHSTKAPLLMTGPGIPAGSRSAAFVYLFDLFPTACEWFGVAPPAGVDGRSLTGVIAGRQVGVREVVFGAYRDVQRSVRTERWKLIRYPKIGRTQLFDLHADPDELRDLSTDPAHAAALREMTDRLSAEQRAWADPLLK from the coding sequence ATGTCCCGCGCCCTCCTCGCTCTCCTCCTCGCCGCTTCCCCCGTCGCGGCGGCCCCGAACCTCGTCTTCATCTGCTCCGACGACCAGCGCGCCGACACGATCGCCGCCCTCGGCAACCGCCACATCCGCACGCCCGCCCTCGACCGCATGGCGCGCGACGGCGTCGCCTTCACGAACGCCTACTGCATGGGCTCGACGCAGCCCGCCGTGTGCGTGCCGAGCCGGGCCATGTTCCTGACCGGCCGCTCGCTGTTCCGCGTGAACGACCAGCTCCGCGACCTGCCGACGTGGCCCGAGACGTTCCGCCGCGCGGGCTACCACACCTTCGGCGTCGGCAAGTGGCACAACGGGACAGCGAGCTACGCCCGCAGCTTCGACGCCGGCGGCCCCGTGTTCTTCGGCGGCATGAGCGACCAGAACAAGGTGCCGGCACACCCGTTCGACCCGAGCGGCGCCTATCCAAAGACGAACCTCCGCACCGACGGCGGCTACTCGACCACGCAGTTCGGCGACGCGGCGGTCCGCTTCCTGACCGACTACCGCGGCAACAAGCCGTTCTTCCTGTACCTGACGCTGACGAGCCCGCACGACCCGCGGACGCCGCCTGCCGGCTGGGAGGCACGCTACGACCCGGCGACGCTGCCGCTGCCGCGGAACTTCCTGGGACGCCACCCGTTCGACAACGGCGAGCTGAAGATCCGCGACGAGGCGCTGCTCGGGTGGCCGCGCAGCGAGCCCGACGTGCGCCGCGAGCTGGCCGCGTACTACGCCATGATCGAGTCCGTCGACGCGCAAGTGGGGCGCGTTTACGAGGCGCTGGAGCGCCGCGGCTGCCTGCGGAACACAATCGTGATCTTCGCCAGCGACCACGGGCTGGCCCTCGGCTCGCACGGCCTGTTGGGGAAGCAGAACCTCTACGAGCACAGCACGAAGGCGCCGCTGCTGATGACCGGCCCCGGCATCCCCGCCGGCAGTCGGTCGGCGGCGTTCGTGTACCTGTTCGATCTGTTCCCGACCGCGTGCGAGTGGTTCGGCGTTGCGCCACCCGCCGGCGTGGACGGGCGCAGCCTCACGGGTGTGATTGCCGGTCGACAGGTGGGCGTGCGAGAAGTAGTGTTCGGCGCGTACCGCGACGTACAGCGCAGCGTGCGCACGGAACGCTGGAAGTTGATCCGCTACCCGAAGATCGGCCGCACGCAGCTCTTCGACCTGCACGCTGACCCAGACGAGCTACGTGACCTGAGCACCGACCCGGCCCACGCCGCGGCGCTCCGGGAGATGACGGACCGGCTGAGTGCTGAGCAACGTGCCTGGGCCGACCCGTTGCTCAAGTGA
- a CDS encoding DNA-directed RNA polymerase subunit alpha C-terminal domain-containing protein encodes MKPTRGKARPDPVGLYVTEQLIDLRALLVEREDFEGGMVSKLREGLAQGGRQVQHLREVVDILNKRLAVAAPPQQKKIHLKLGVAHYFLGYMTAAVEHLQKSEGPLAAFYLGQAHVARHEYAEALAAFERAEKTGYSAQQVQLQKAGALRLQGETGAAKAILVKLKDAAAHNAEYYHQEGGVAEAEGDVPRAAKMYERSVELEPRHAGALFRLGFLNDLQGNDGEAIGYYERCLKYPPIGKGVLYNLGVLYEDNDLYDKAADCYRRLAKADPTDERAKLFVKDAEASLTQGYDPGEEQMSVQFRQVLEVPITDFELSVRSRNCLKRMNLRTLGDLTRVTEAQLLASKNFGETSLDEIKAVMVAKGLRIGQSLEQGVQYEFRGPRHHQQNLSPEEQAVLSKPVSDLNLSVRARKCMNRLNLTTLGDLCQRTADELLEAKNFGQTSLTEVREKLRGYNLKLRGD; translated from the coding sequence GTGAAGCCGACACGCGGCAAGGCCCGGCCCGATCCCGTGGGGTTGTACGTGACGGAACAACTCATCGACCTGCGCGCCCTGTTGGTTGAGCGCGAGGACTTCGAGGGCGGCATGGTGTCCAAGCTCCGCGAGGGGCTGGCCCAGGGCGGCCGTCAGGTCCAGCACCTCCGCGAGGTGGTGGACATCCTGAACAAGCGGCTCGCAGTCGCCGCCCCGCCGCAGCAGAAGAAGATTCACCTGAAGCTGGGCGTGGCCCACTACTTCCTCGGGTACATGACCGCCGCCGTGGAGCACCTCCAGAAGTCGGAGGGGCCGCTGGCCGCGTTCTACCTCGGGCAGGCGCACGTGGCCCGGCACGAGTACGCCGAGGCGCTCGCCGCCTTCGAGCGGGCCGAGAAGACGGGGTATTCCGCGCAGCAGGTGCAGCTGCAGAAGGCCGGCGCCCTGCGGCTCCAGGGCGAGACCGGCGCCGCCAAGGCGATCCTGGTGAAGCTGAAGGACGCGGCGGCGCACAACGCCGAGTACTACCACCAGGAGGGCGGCGTCGCCGAGGCCGAGGGCGACGTGCCGCGGGCCGCGAAGATGTACGAGCGGTCGGTGGAGCTGGAGCCGCGCCACGCCGGCGCCCTGTTCCGCCTCGGCTTCCTGAACGACCTACAAGGGAACGACGGCGAGGCGATCGGCTACTACGAGCGGTGCCTGAAGTACCCGCCGATCGGCAAGGGCGTGCTGTACAACCTCGGCGTCCTGTACGAGGACAACGACCTCTACGACAAGGCCGCCGACTGCTACCGCCGGCTGGCGAAGGCCGACCCGACCGACGAGCGGGCCAAGCTGTTCGTGAAGGACGCCGAGGCGTCGCTGACGCAGGGCTACGACCCGGGCGAGGAGCAGATGTCGGTGCAGTTCCGGCAGGTGCTGGAGGTGCCGATCACCGACTTCGAGTTGAGCGTCCGCAGCCGGAACTGCCTGAAGCGGATGAACCTCCGCACCCTGGGCGACCTGACCCGCGTGACCGAGGCGCAGCTGCTGGCGAGCAAGAACTTCGGCGAGACGTCTCTGGACGAGATCAAGGCGGTGATGGTGGCGAAGGGGCTGCGGATCGGGCAGTCGCTGGAGCAGGGCGTGCAGTACGAGTTCCGCGGCCCGCGGCACCACCAGCAGAACCTGAGCCCCGAGGAGCAAGCGGTCCTGAGCAAGCCGGTGAGCGACCTGAACCTGTCGGTCCGCGCCCGCAAGTGTATGAACCGGCTGAACCTGACGACGCTCGGCGACCTGTGTCAGCGCACCGCCGACGAACTGCTGGAGGCGAAGAACTTCGGCCAGACGTCGCTGACCGAGGTACGAGAGAAGCTGCGGGGCTACAACCTCAAGCTCCGCGGGGACTGA
- the tgt gene encoding tRNA guanosine(34) transglycosylase Tgt, translating to MALTFTVQHRDGAARAGVLTLPHGRVETPVFMPVGTQATVKGLTPDMVRRAGVQIILGNTYHLALRPGDTLVAELGGLHRFMAWDRPILTDSGGFQVFSLATQVKITDRGATFRSHIDGSPLELTPERAVEIQQNLGSDIAMVLDQCPPGAAPDDVIRTAVRRSILWAERCKTHHTRADQSQFAIVQGGTNLALREECARELVAMDFPGYALGGFSVGEGPEAMHAALPACAVLLPDAKPRYLMGVGRPEDLLAGVAAGIDMFDCVMPTRNGRNALAFTDDGPIRLRNAKHRRDTAPVESGCPCDCCTTFSRAYLHHLFAADEMLGPTLLSLHNVSYYLRLMASAREAIRGGRFEAFRAGRLARWEGRSID from the coding sequence ATGGCACTCACATTTACCGTTCAACACCGCGACGGCGCCGCCCGCGCCGGCGTCCTGACCTTGCCGCACGGCCGGGTCGAGACGCCGGTGTTCATGCCCGTCGGCACCCAGGCGACAGTTAAGGGGTTGACCCCGGACATGGTCCGCCGCGCGGGCGTGCAGATCATCCTCGGCAACACCTACCACCTCGCGCTACGCCCCGGCGACACCCTCGTCGCGGAGCTCGGCGGCCTCCACCGGTTCATGGCGTGGGACCGGCCGATCCTCACCGACTCCGGCGGCTTCCAGGTGTTCAGCCTCGCCACGCAGGTGAAGATCACCGACCGCGGCGCCACCTTCCGCAGCCACATCGACGGCTCGCCGCTCGAACTCACGCCCGAGCGAGCCGTCGAGATTCAGCAGAACCTGGGTTCCGACATCGCCATGGTGCTGGACCAGTGCCCGCCCGGCGCCGCACCGGACGACGTGATCCGTACCGCCGTCCGCCGCTCGATCCTGTGGGCCGAGCGCTGCAAGACCCACCACACGCGGGCGGATCAGAGCCAGTTCGCCATCGTTCAGGGCGGCACGAACTTGGCCCTGCGCGAGGAGTGCGCCCGCGAGCTAGTGGCGATGGACTTCCCCGGCTACGCCCTCGGCGGGTTCAGCGTCGGCGAGGGCCCGGAGGCGATGCACGCGGCCCTGCCGGCGTGCGCGGTCCTGCTGCCGGACGCGAAGCCGCGCTACCTTATGGGCGTCGGCCGGCCCGAAGACTTGCTCGCCGGCGTCGCCGCGGGCATCGACATGTTCGACTGCGTGATGCCGACCCGCAACGGCCGAAACGCACTCGCCTTCACCGACGACGGCCCAATCCGCCTGCGAAACGCCAAGCACAGGCGAGATACCGCCCCCGTCGAGTCCGGTTGCCCCTGCGACTGCTGCACGACGTTCAGCCGGGCGTACCTGCACCACCTGTTCGCGGCCGACGAGATGCTCGGCCCGACGCTGCTGAGCCTGCACAACGTCTCGTACTACCTCCGGTTGATGGCTTCGGCCCGCGAGGCGATCCGCGGGGGGCGGTTCGAAGCGTTCCGAGCCGGGCGGCTTGCCCGGTGGGAGGGGCGGTCCATAGATTGA
- the yajC gene encoding preprotein translocase subunit YajC — protein MSSTLFAQAAGGEGAPNPFLPMFIVGLMVLFWVVVIIPAGRRQKKEQEKMLAGLKRGSKVLTGSGIVGTVVTLKDGDDEIVIRSEDARLRVKRSAVQAVIGTDEAEAAK, from the coding sequence ATGAGCAGCACCCTGTTCGCGCAGGCGGCCGGCGGCGAAGGCGCCCCGAACCCGTTCCTCCCGATGTTTATCGTCGGACTGATGGTCCTGTTCTGGGTGGTGGTCATCATCCCGGCCGGCCGCCGGCAGAAGAAGGAACAGGAGAAGATGCTCGCCGGCCTGAAGCGCGGCAGCAAGGTGCTGACGGGGTCGGGGATTGTCGGCACGGTCGTGACGCTCAAGGACGGGGACGACGAGATTGTCATCCGGTCCGAGGACGCCCGGCTGAGGGTGAAGCGGAGTGCGGTCCAGGCGGTGATCGGCACCGACGAGGCCGAGGCGGCGAAGTAG
- the secD gene encoding protein translocase subunit SecD, protein MQRNFLRGLLICLVPCLLAGVYAFQPDKYRLGIDLAGGTILVYEVNLERTRELSQAAKAEGGPAAAKTDAPGLSSEDMTKLAHQIKRRIDPADLKNVTVRPLGNSRVEIILPTGGATSGSRANLSAEDIEEIKRLVSQMGVLEFRILANDHDDSAGIIAARGLIESASPEVRGDWAVRGTPPPPPEGEFDVKAESDKAHKVRYLWTELGPEERESLNLNNAAEGNSKLWTDMSKARAEGKTYLHTGGNEGKTYSMLLYSREVKNPAALEQEAADKAKLEAEGKGAEFNPKKYEYYLLTRVSPIDNVKVEGDVSLSAFSETDQKFNPAVGFRFNGAGGQAFGRMTERNKPQGNNIRSLAIVLDQKVVSAPTLNAVITTQGQISGRFDKKSVDRLVMILRNGALNAQLREKPVSENTIGPTLGADTIKKGTMAVGLSFLTVMVFMVIYYRFAGTVACVALLANLLLTLGFMVSVNAAFTLAGLAGVVLMLGMAVDANVLIYERLREERGKGANLATAIRNGYERAFPTIIDTHMASIFTAIVLYVFGNENLKGFAISLTVGLIISLFTSLYMTRLIFDFWLHKRWVTELRMMRLFERPNFDPMKYRFIFFTVTSALTVAGLALFLARGDQGLNVDFRGGTVYAGKLKDGEERALSNVGGQQGFRELLTDPANVQAKLAVKDVRWENKPAAGGDINALGVYIFDIVYGDGAKTTVALTEKPKGATAEDMEKDVRERASHLPDVSVEQMFLSGDNFADGRSRYFTVRTTERQKELVQASIDRLLRDEKGQALVASPDMLVPVVTGPVVDLRFDVPTSPSRIKDLLEQRFRAENLTDPAGFTFDLKGVGDAEDGRFRTMRLDVSKNTNFASLKGRAAVGAATGAAGAAVAGGPATVVSATAVDAKQAESEAASLVRMLTVVETALETRPEPERLEVFDSQLATETRSKAFYAILASWAAILLYLWFRFGNWTFGAAAVLCLIHDLCFTLGIIAACHYVHDTALGRLLGLEDFKIDLPAVAALLTLVGYSVNDTIVVFDRIREVRGKNPKLTPQIINDSVNQTLSRTVLASLTVFLVVGVLYVFGGEGVHLFSFVMVIGVMVGTYSSIFVAAPLLLIFGEGHHELAPEEVVEKTDDGKPKEEEVVEG, encoded by the coding sequence ATGCAACGCAACTTCCTGCGCGGGCTGCTGATCTGCCTGGTCCCCTGCCTTCTGGCGGGGGTGTACGCGTTCCAGCCGGACAAGTACCGGCTCGGCATCGACCTCGCCGGCGGCACCATCCTCGTTTACGAGGTCAACCTCGAGCGGACTCGCGAACTGAGTCAGGCGGCCAAGGCCGAGGGCGGCCCGGCCGCCGCGAAGACCGACGCCCCGGGCCTGTCCAGCGAGGACATGACGAAACTGGCCCACCAGATCAAGCGCCGCATCGACCCCGCCGACTTGAAGAACGTGACGGTCCGCCCGCTCGGCAACAGTCGCGTGGAGATCATCCTGCCGACCGGCGGGGCGACGAGCGGCAGCCGCGCCAACCTGTCGGCCGAGGACATCGAGGAGATCAAGCGGCTCGTGTCGCAGATGGGCGTGCTCGAGTTCCGCATCCTCGCCAACGACCACGACGACAGCGCCGGCATCATCGCCGCCCGCGGCCTGATCGAGTCCGCCAGCCCCGAAGTGCGCGGCGATTGGGCCGTTCGCGGCACTCCGCCGCCGCCGCCCGAGGGTGAGTTCGACGTAAAGGCCGAGTCGGACAAGGCCCACAAGGTCCGTTACCTGTGGACCGAACTCGGCCCGGAGGAGCGCGAGTCGCTTAACCTCAATAACGCCGCCGAGGGGAACTCGAAGCTCTGGACGGACATGTCGAAAGCCCGTGCGGAGGGGAAGACGTACCTCCACACCGGCGGCAACGAGGGGAAGACCTACTCGATGCTCCTCTACAGCCGCGAGGTGAAGAACCCCGCCGCGTTGGAGCAAGAGGCCGCCGACAAGGCGAAGTTGGAGGCCGAGGGTAAGGGCGCCGAATTCAACCCCAAGAAGTATGAGTACTACCTCCTCACCCGCGTGTCGCCGATCGACAACGTTAAGGTCGAGGGAGACGTGTCACTCAGCGCGTTCTCGGAAACCGATCAGAAGTTCAACCCCGCGGTCGGCTTCCGCTTCAACGGGGCCGGCGGGCAGGCGTTCGGCCGGATGACCGAGCGGAACAAGCCGCAGGGGAACAACATCCGCAGCCTGGCAATCGTTCTCGACCAGAAGGTCGTGAGCGCCCCGACGCTCAACGCCGTCATCACGACGCAGGGGCAGATCAGCGGCCGGTTCGACAAGAAGAGCGTGGACCGGCTCGTCATGATCCTCCGCAACGGTGCCTTGAACGCCCAGTTGCGTGAGAAGCCGGTCAGCGAGAACACCATCGGGCCGACCCTCGGCGCCGACACGATCAAGAAGGGGACGATGGCCGTCGGCCTGTCGTTCCTCACGGTCATGGTGTTCATGGTCATCTACTACCGTTTCGCCGGCACGGTCGCCTGCGTCGCCCTGTTGGCGAACCTGCTCCTGACGCTGGGGTTCATGGTGTCGGTGAACGCCGCGTTCACCCTGGCCGGGCTCGCCGGCGTGGTGCTCATGCTGGGCATGGCGGTGGACGCGAACGTCCTCATCTACGAGCGGCTGCGCGAGGAGCGCGGCAAGGGGGCGAACCTCGCCACCGCCATCCGCAACGGCTACGAGCGGGCCTTCCCGACGATCATCGACACGCACATGGCTAGCATCTTCACCGCCATCGTGCTGTACGTTTTCGGCAACGAGAATCTCAAGGGCTTCGCCATCAGCCTGACGGTCGGGCTCATCATCAGCCTGTTCACGTCGCTGTACATGACTCGCCTCATCTTCGACTTCTGGCTCCACAAGCGGTGGGTGACCGAACTCCGCATGATGCGGCTGTTCGAGCGGCCGAACTTCGACCCGATGAAGTACCGGTTCATCTTTTTCACCGTCACGTCGGCTCTGACGGTTGCCGGGTTGGCGTTGTTCCTCGCCCGCGGTGACCAGGGGTTGAACGTGGACTTCCGCGGCGGCACGGTCTACGCCGGGAAACTAAAGGACGGCGAGGAGCGGGCGCTAAGCAACGTCGGCGGCCAGCAAGGGTTCCGCGAACTGCTGACCGACCCGGCCAACGTTCAGGCAAAGCTCGCCGTCAAAGACGTGCGGTGGGAGAACAAGCCGGCCGCCGGCGGCGACATCAACGCGCTCGGTGTGTACATCTTCGACATCGTCTACGGCGACGGCGCCAAGACGACGGTGGCGCTGACGGAAAAGCCGAAGGGCGCCACCGCCGAGGATATGGAGAAGGACGTTCGCGAGCGGGCGTCGCACCTGCCCGACGTGTCGGTCGAGCAGATGTTCCTCAGCGGCGACAACTTTGCCGACGGAAGAAGTCGCTACTTCACCGTCCGCACGACTGAACGGCAGAAGGAATTGGTACAGGCGAGCATCGACCGCCTCCTCCGCGACGAGAAGGGCCAGGCTCTCGTCGCCAGCCCGGACATGTTGGTCCCCGTCGTCACCGGCCCGGTTGTAGACCTGCGGTTCGACGTGCCCACGTCGCCGAGCCGGATCAAGGACTTGCTCGAGCAGCGGTTCCGGGCCGAGAACCTGACCGACCCGGCCGGCTTCACCTTCGACCTGAAGGGCGTCGGCGACGCCGAGGACGGCCGGTTCAGGACGATGCGGCTGGACGTGTCGAAGAACACAAACTTCGCCTCGCTGAAGGGCCGCGCTGCGGTCGGCGCGGCGACCGGCGCCGCCGGAGCGGCGGTCGCGGGCGGCCCGGCAACGGTCGTGTCCGCAACCGCGGTGGACGCCAAGCAGGCTGAATCCGAGGCGGCGTCGCTGGTGCGCATGCTGACTGTCGTGGAGACAGCCTTGGAGACGCGGCCGGAACCGGAGCGGCTTGAGGTGTTCGACAGTCAGTTGGCCACGGAGACGCGGTCGAAGGCGTTCTACGCCATCCTCGCCAGCTGGGCGGCGATCCTGCTCTACCTGTGGTTCCGCTTCGGCAACTGGACGTTCGGCGCAGCCGCCGTGCTGTGCCTGATTCACGACTTGTGCTTCACGCTCGGCATCATCGCCGCGTGCCACTACGTGCACGACACGGCCCTCGGCCGGTTGCTGGGGTTGGAAGACTTCAAGATCGACCTGCCGGCGGTGGCCGCGCTGCTGACGCTGGTCGGGTACTCGGTGAACGACACGATCGTGGTGTTCGACCGCATCCGCGAGGTGCGCGGCAAGAACCCGAAACTGACGCCGCAGATTATCAACGACAGCGTGAACCAGACGCTGAGTCGCACGGTGCTGGCGAGCCTGACGGTGTTCTTGGTGGTGGGCGTGCTGTACGTCTTCGGCGGCGAGGGGGTGCACCTGTTCTCGTTCGTGATGGTGATCGGGGTGATGGTCGGCACGTACAGTTCGATCTTCGTGGCCGCGCCGCTACTCCTGATCTTCGGCGAGGGGCACCACGAGTTGGCTCCCGAGGAAGTGGTCGAGAAGACCGACGACGGTAAGCCTAAGGAGGAGGAAGTGGTCGAGGGCTGA
- a CDS encoding N-acyl-D-amino-acid deacylase family protein, with translation MIRVAPVVIVAVVAVMPGPRQVAVGQQAQDTNVILRGGTIYDGSGTPGVKADVHIKGDRVAAVGAVGKIDGATVIDAAGLFVCPGFIDLHTHCDTGSPALTDAAGRPNQNYVTQGVTTVVTGNCGSGPVDTAAYFAKLEAGGVGTNVVHQAPHNSVRDKVMGNQNRAPTADELKQMEELVEKALTDGAVGLATGLIYNPGTYARTEEIVALARVVGRHGGLYASHIRNEGGGLLEAIEEAMRIGREGGCRVHVSHIKASGPAVWGKSAAAVALIEGARRKGLAVTADQYPYIASSTSLRATVVPTRYREGTQRDFVKRLDDPVVGPQMTKDIAAALDGRAGGARIQIARYTPKPTWQGKKLDAVADAEGKEPIDIVLEIERNGGAQVVNFGMSEEDVRVYMRQPWVATASDGSTHRPGNTVPHPRSYGTFPRKIGRYAIEEKLLPVELAVRSATGLPADILKLTDRGYLKAGSFADVVVLDPATYRDTATFDRPHQYATGVKWVFVNGRPVVADGRFDPVVLSGRVLRFNRK, from the coding sequence ATGATTCGCGTCGCACCTGTCGTAATCGTCGCCGTTGTTGCGGTCATGCCCGGACCCCGGCAAGTCGCCGTCGGGCAACAGGCACAGGACACCAACGTCATTCTCCGCGGCGGCACAATCTACGACGGCAGCGGCACCCCTGGCGTCAAGGCGGACGTACACATCAAAGGCGACCGCGTTGCGGCCGTCGGTGCGGTCGGGAAGATCGACGGCGCCACCGTCATCGACGCCGCCGGCCTCTTCGTCTGCCCCGGGTTTATCGACCTTCACACCCACTGCGACACCGGCAGCCCCGCCCTCACCGACGCTGCGGGCCGCCCGAACCAGAACTACGTGACGCAGGGTGTGACGACGGTCGTCACGGGAAACTGCGGCTCGGGCCCCGTGGACACGGCCGCGTACTTCGCCAAGCTCGAAGCCGGCGGCGTCGGCACGAACGTCGTCCACCAGGCTCCGCACAACAGCGTCCGCGACAAGGTCATGGGCAACCAGAACCGCGCCCCCACGGCCGACGAACTGAAGCAAATGGAGGAACTCGTCGAGAAGGCACTCACCGACGGGGCCGTCGGACTGGCGACGGGGCTGATCTACAATCCCGGCACCTACGCCCGCACCGAGGAGATTGTCGCGCTGGCTCGTGTCGTCGGCCGGCACGGCGGGCTCTACGCGAGTCACATCCGTAACGAGGGTGGCGGCCTGCTCGAAGCCATCGAGGAGGCCATGCGGATCGGCCGCGAAGGCGGCTGTCGCGTCCACGTCTCGCACATCAAGGCCAGCGGCCCGGCCGTGTGGGGCAAGTCGGCCGCGGCCGTCGCCCTCATCGAAGGCGCCCGCCGCAAGGGCCTCGCGGTCACGGCCGACCAGTACCCCTATATCGCCAGCAGCACCTCACTCCGGGCCACGGTCGTGCCGACTCGCTACCGCGAGGGCACGCAGAGGGACTTCGTGAAGCGGCTCGACGACCCCGTGGTCGGCCCGCAGATGACGAAAGACATCGCCGCGGCGCTGGACGGACGGGCCGGTGGTGCCCGGATTCAGATCGCCCGCTACACCCCGAAGCCGACGTGGCAGGGGAAGAAGCTCGACGCCGTCGCTGACGCCGAGGGGAAGGAGCCGATCGACATCGTGTTGGAAATCGAGCGGAACGGCGGGGCGCAGGTCGTGAACTTCGGCATGAGCGAGGAAGACGTGCGCGTCTACATGCGGCAGCCGTGGGTGGCCACGGCCAGCGACGGCAGCACCCACCGCCCCGGCAACACCGTGCCGCACCCTCGCAGCTACGGCACGTTCCCGCGCAAGATCGGCCGCTACGCCATCGAGGAGAAACTGCTGCCGGTCGAGCTGGCGGTACGCAGCGCGACCGGCCTCCCGGCGGACATCCTCAAGTTGACGGACCGCGGCTACCTGAAGGCGGGCAGTTTCGCCGACGTGGTCGTCCTCGACCCCGCCACCTACCGCGATACCGCCACGTTCGACCGGCCACACCAGTACGCGACGGGCGTGAAGTGGGTGTTCGTCAACGGCAGGCCCGTCGTCGCCGACGGACGCTTCGACCCCGTTGTACTCTCCGGCCGCGTCCTCCGCTTCAATCGCAAGTAG
- a CDS encoding Lpg1974 family pore-forming outer membrane protein → MRQWFIKGAVLAAALGGTGRAYAQDGPPDSPLDFLESTYTARGQAPANVGFDAGLNTEPTLPIPTGAAGSPGFYASAEYVMLTQTRTLGDQVVAYRGLIDSTGLLSGNAGTYIGQGVEALNTNQLGRTTYTPGFQVELGYRFEDGTRLYGNYMQLFDAHYSASASLVAEGFQAGPNLVNSFLVSPVYNFNPQYSGPASKLVQDLPGVGSRTVTQFVITGATVTVTQPPPLSNAPPIITTTPTVGTIQVSVPANQIIVTRPTQIGNVTAVNGNTGALLSSTPVIVNQPQGVAGGNPGFNAYGIWNGASVMDMKFTQRYQQAEIGARIPVFQTDYSRVYGIAGVKFGWFFERFNWRTVSYDINGVAREVDQAFYTNTLSQRLYGPMVGAGHEIFVSNQFSLSCDLTAAMLLGVIKERTTYELGDKSNRAKRSNNEWALVPNANANLNLWWYPVEGVQVRVGYNALTYFNTQRMEEPVSFNVGAIDPKYDTQWFRLLHGVNVGVGLFF, encoded by the coding sequence ATGCGCCAGTGGTTCATCAAGGGAGCGGTCCTCGCGGCCGCGCTGGGTGGTACCGGACGGGCGTATGCCCAGGACGGCCCCCCCGACAGCCCACTCGACTTCCTCGAATCGACGTACACCGCCCGCGGCCAGGCGCCGGCGAACGTCGGATTCGATGCCGGGCTGAATACCGAGCCGACGTTGCCGATCCCGACCGGGGCGGCCGGGTCGCCCGGGTTCTACGCGTCGGCCGAGTACGTCATGCTCACCCAGACCCGCACGCTGGGCGACCAGGTGGTCGCCTACCGCGGGCTGATCGACTCGACCGGCCTACTGTCCGGCAACGCCGGGACGTACATCGGCCAGGGGGTCGAGGCGCTGAACACCAACCAGCTCGGCCGTACCACCTACACGCCCGGCTTCCAGGTCGAGCTGGGGTATCGGTTCGAGGACGGCACCCGGCTGTACGGCAACTACATGCAGCTGTTCGACGCCCACTACTCGGCGAGCGCGTCGCTCGTGGCCGAGGGCTTCCAGGCCGGGCCGAACCTGGTGAACAGCTTCCTGGTGTCGCCGGTCTACAACTTCAACCCGCAGTACTCCGGCCCGGCCTCCAAGCTGGTGCAGGACCTGCCGGGCGTCGGCTCGCGGACGGTGACGCAGTTCGTCATCACCGGGGCCACGGTCACGGTGACGCAGCCGCCGCCGCTGTCGAACGCCCCGCCGATCATCACGACCACGCCGACCGTCGGCACCATCCAGGTGTCGGTGCCGGCCAACCAGATCATCGTGACCCGGCCGACGCAGATCGGCAACGTCACGGCGGTGAACGGTAACACCGGGGCGCTGCTGTCCAGCACGCCGGTCATCGTCAACCAGCCGCAGGGCGTCGCCGGCGGCAACCCGGGGTTCAACGCCTACGGCATCTGGAACGGTGCCAGCGTCATGGACATGAAGTTCACCCAGCGGTACCAGCAGGCCGAGATCGGCGCCCGCATCCCGGTCTTCCAGACCGACTACAGCCGGGTGTACGGCATCGCCGGCGTCAAGTTCGGCTGGTTCTTCGAGCGGTTCAACTGGCGGACGGTCAGCTACGACATCAACGGCGTCGCCCGCGAGGTGGACCAGGCGTTCTACACCAACACGCTGTCGCAGCGGCTGTACGGCCCGATGGTCGGGGCCGGGCACGAGATCTTCGTGTCCAACCAGTTCTCGCTCAGCTGCGACCTGACCGCGGCGATGCTCCTCGGCGTCATCAAGGAGCGGACGACGTACGAGCTGGGCGACAAGAGCAACCGCGCCAAGCGGAGCAACAACGAGTGGGCGCTGGTGCCGAACGCCAACGCCAACCTGAACCTGTGGTGGTACCCGGTCGAGGGGGTGCAGGTGCGGGTGGGGTACAACGCCCTCACCTACTTCAACACCCAGCGGATGGAGGAGCCCGTCAGCTTCAACGTCGGGGCCATCGACCCGAAGTACGACACCCAGTGGTTCCGCCTCCTGCACGGGGTGAACGTCGGGGTCGGGCTGTTCTTCTAG